A stretch of the Aspergillus puulaauensis MK2 DNA, chromosome 6, nearly complete sequence genome encodes the following:
- a CDS encoding uncharacterized protein (COG:S;~EggNog:ENOG410PSJB;~InterPro:IPR023375), producing MTFLPTPPSPSKPGSFPPETTPAIPIAPPPWSLKAKAWIFLYTDPNSTNAPPQNPNNTDKILQSVLPPGAYHPFETIHPSALQRLPNGDPQYQPSWLKSIMIVRYEDSDVGPYDEIIFIPGRAVNPYSGKKELRISTIYVSTDNSVWNGRRNWNIPKHRGRFEFTPAEKGKDTLLRIYHPEDTPAPLDPKTPFFTALLKESWLPKLPLPSLAPLSLVQPPLSTSRYPPGVQDATIATDDPGNGRENPWLLCRPSFKGSWGLAYADTLQDGEDTLQQHGDGIGFPEVNLWSVGAAFEGIIGFGVSDIAS from the exons ATGACCTTCCTCCCTACTCCCCCGTCGCCCTCCAAACCAGGCTCTTTTCCCCCAGAAACAACCCCAGCAATCCCCATCGCTCCACCCCCATGGTCTTTAAAAGCCAAAGCCTGGATCTTCCTATACACCGACCCTAACAGCACCAATGCTCCACCTCAAAACCCAAACAACACCGACAAGATCCTACAGTCTGTCCTCCCCCCAGGCGCCTACCACCCCTTCGAAACCATCCACCCGTCCGCACTGCAAAGACTCCCAAATGGCGATCCCCAGTACCAGCCCTCGTGGCTGAAAAGCATCATGATCGTGCGCTACGAAGACTCAGACGTAGGTCCCTACGACGAGATAATCTTCATCCCGGGCCGGGCTGTCAATCCGTACAGCGGCAAGAAGGAGCTGCGTATCAGCACGATCTATGTCTCGACGGATAACAGTGTTTGGAATGGTCGGAGAAATTGGA ACATCCCTAAACACCGTGGTCGATTTGAATTCACACCAGCtgagaagggcaaggacaCTTTATTGCGGATATATCATCCCGAAGACACGCCTGCGCCCCTCGATCCAAAGACCCCCTTCTTCACGGCTCTGTTGAAGGAATCCTGGCTCCCCAAGCTCCCATTGCCTAGCCTGGCACCACTCTCGCTAGTTCAACCGCCACTATCAACATCGCGATATCCGCCTGGAGTCCAAGATGCAACGATTGCAACGGACGACCCGGGCAACGGGCGCGAGAACCCGTGGTTGTTGTGCAGGCCGTCGTTTAAGGGATCCTGGGGTCTGGCATACGCAGATACGCTACAAGACGGGGAGGATACATTGCAGCAGCATGGAGATGGGATTGGGTTTCCGGAGGTGAATCTCTGGAGTGTTGGGGCCGCGTTTGAGGGCATCATTGGGTTTGGAGTGTCTGATATTGCCAGTTGA